ATTCGCTGGGCAACACGCTGACAGCCTTTGTTGATGCACTTGGCCTGCAGAGCTATGCCATGTATGTATTTGACTATGGGGCGCCTGCCGGATTGCGCCTGGCGCTGGCTTATCCTGAGCGTGTCACCGGACTGATTTCCCAGAACGGCAACGCCTATCTTGAAGGGCTGGGCGATGCCTGGGCGCCGGTGCGTGCTTACTGGGCTGATGCTTCCGAAGAGAATGGCCAGGTTATTCGCGATGCGATTCTGAATGTTGAAGGGGTAAAGTGGCAGTATCTGCATGGCGTAAGCGATCCGCACAGCGTAGCGCCGGAAACCTGGATGCTGGATACCCTGCTGATGGAACGTCCCGGCAATAAAGATATTCAGCTGGCGCTGTTCCTCGACTATGCCAGCAATCTTGAACTCTATCCGCAGTTTCAGGCGTTTTTCCGTCAGCAGCAGTTGCCGACGTTGGTGATCTGGGGGAAAAACGATCCGTTCTTTATTCCGCCAGGTGCGGAAGCTTACCGACGTGATAATGCCAGCGCGGTGGTGGAGCTACTGGATACCGGCCATTTTGCCCTTGAAACCCATAGCGGATATATCGCACAACGGATTGGTGAAGTGATTGGTGGTAAGCAAGAGTGAAGGTATTTTTCGCTCAGACTTTAGTGTTAATCGTTAAAGTTAATATTATGATTAATAAGGGGTTTTGTTTTATATCTTTTGGCGATTCAGTTGACTCTTCATTCGTAAAGTCTTATCCTTAATAAGTAGTTTGTGGTGGTATTGTAAGCATACCTGTTTTAGTTCCACACACTTTTTGAGAGTTCCGGTTTTTCAGCCATCAGCCGGTATTCTTCCGGCGTCAGGTTATTCAGGGATTCATGAGGCCGCTCGCTGTTGTATTCCGTCAGCCAGCGCTCTGTGATTTCCCGTGCTTCATTCAGCGTTCTGAACAGATAAAAATCCAGGATTTCTGTCCGGTACGTCCGGTTAAAGCGTTCGATAAAGGCATTCTGTGTCGGTTTGCCTGGCCTGATAAATTCCAGCATCACGCCATGGTCCTCAGCCCATTGTGCCAGAGCCAGTGATATCAGCTCCGGGCCGTTATCCATCCGCATCTTCAGCGGATATCCACGGTTTGCCACTATCCTGTCCAGCACCCGCACAACCCGCTGCGCCGGGATATTCAGGTCAATTTCTATGGCCAGAGCCTCACGGTTAAAATCATCCACGACGTTGAAAGTCCGAAAACGTCGCCCACATGTCAGCGCGTCGTGCATAAAATCAATCGACCAGCTCTGGTTGAGTGCTTCCGGCGTTGCCAGAGGAGCCGGATTGCGCACCGGAAGACGTTGTTTCCCCTTGCGGCGAAAATTGAGTTTCAGCAGGCAGTAAATCCGGTGAACACGCTTATGATTCCAGGCGTTACCCTGCCTGCGAAGTACCTGAAAAAGCTTCTTAAATCCGTATCGCGGATAGCGTTCTGCCAGTTCAGTCAGCGCCAGGATCACCGGTTCATCACGCCGGGTATCGGGCTGATAAAAATACACCGTCCTGCTCAGCGATACTGTCCTGCATGCCTGGCGGATGCTCATGGAAAATTGTGCAGTCAGATAGCTGACAAGCTCCCGCTTTATCGCTGGTTTTAGAGCTTTTTTTCGATAACGTCCTTCAGCGCCCGGCATTCCAGACTCAGGTCGGCGAACATCTGCTTCAGGCGACGATTCTCGTCTTCAAGATCTTTCATCTTTTTGATATCTGAAGCCTCCATTCCGCCGTACTTTGCTTTCCAGTTGTAATGTAAGTATCCCGATAAAACGGTCCATTTGTAAGCATACCTGTTTTAGTTCCACACACTTTTTGAGAGTTCCGGTTTTTCAGCCATCAGCCGGTATTCTTCCGGCGTCAGGTTATTCAGGGATTCATGAGGCCGCTCGCTGTTGTATTCCGTCAGCCAGCGCTCTGTGATTTCCCGTGCTTCATTCAGCGTTCTGAACAGATAAAAATCCAGGATTTCTGTCCGGTACGTCCGGTTAAAGCGTTCGATAAAGGCATTCTGTGTCGGTTTGCCTGGCCTGATAAATTCCAGCATCACGCCATGGTCCTCAGCCCATTGTGCCAGAGCCAGTGATATCAGCTCCGGGCCGTTATCCATCCGCATCTTCAGCGGATATCCACGGTTTGCCACTATCCTGTCCAGCACCCGCACAACCCGCTGCGCCGGGATATTCAGGTCAATTTCTATGGCCAGAGCCTCACGGTTAAAATCATCCACGACGTTGAAAGTCCGAAAACGTCGCCCACATGTCAGCGCGTCGTGCATAAAATCAATCGACCAGCTCTGGTTGAGTGCTTCCGGCGTTGCCAGAGGAGCCGGATTGCGCACCGGAAGACGTTGTTTCCCCTTGCGGCGAAAATTGAGTTTCAGCAGGCAGTAAATCCGGTGAACACGCTTATGATTCCAGGCGTTACCCTGCCTGCGAAGTACCTGAAAAAGCTTCTTAAATCCGTATCGCGGATAGCGTTCTGCCAGTTCAGTCAGCGCCAGGATCACCGGTTCATCACGCCGGGTATCGGGCTGATAAAAATACACCGTCCTGCTCAGCGATACTGTCCTGCATGCCTGGCGGATGCTCATGGAAAATTGTGCAGTCAGATAGCTGACAAGCTCCCGCTTTATCGCTGGTTTTAGAGCTTTTTTTCGATAACGTCCTTCAGCGCCCGGCATTCCAGACTCAGGTCGGCGAACATCTGCTTCAGGCGACGATTCTCGTCTTCAAGATCTTTCATCTTTTTGATATCTGAAGCCTCCATTCCGCCGTACTTTGCTTTCCAGTTGTAATAGCTGGCTTCGGATATTGCCGCTTCGCGGCAGACGTCCTTAACGGTACGTCCGGCTTCGACAGACTTCAGAACGGCAATGATCTGGTGTTCGGTGAATCGGGCTTTACGCATGGCGATCTCCTCAGAGGACATAATCAGTATGTCGGAAGATCTCTAAAAGTGAATGGACCGTTTTATCGGGATACTTACAGTATGAACATCCCCACGTTAAAAAAAACAAATTCCTTGTATTAATAAAATCTGAAAACCCCAACATTTTGTTGGGGTTTTTTTGCATCGGATGCATCATGAAACTTAAAAAGCTGGATGGCTTATTTTATATTGAGAATACAAAAATAGAACAGGCACTGGACTTTGATATCAAGTCTGGTAGATGGGATGATGCCAAAATTAGAGGGTTCGGAGAGTGATTTCTTACAAAAAAGTAAAAGTGCAGGGAGGAAACTCAAGGGAAAACAGTTGCATGTGACTGATAAGTTTGAAAAGTATGTTGAGAAGTACATCAAAGCAGTCAGGACAAATGATCAATTTGTTTTAATGAGTATTGAGTACCGATTTACTACCTTAATAAACTACCATTTTTAGTAAATTAATAGTATGAATAATATTACTCTATACCCATGGAGTGAAGTATGCGAAGAGTGACTAAACGATGAACCCCCCAGATGCACCGCATCTGGGGGTATTGATACTCGCACTTAGCGCTGGTTCACGCCACACAACCTACTCTTGCGATAACCCCTGCTGCCGTGACTGCTGACGCGGATAGAAATTACCCTCTTTCAGCGACACTTCAATCTCTTCCAGTGAGCGGCCTTTAGTTTCCGGCATCAGGAAGAAAACAAACAGGAAGCCCAGCAGATTGAGCAGCGCATAGAACCACATCGCACCACCAATCCCCAGCAGGTTAACCATCGACAGCGCAGTGGCGGTCAGCAGCAGATTCGAACCCCACAACACCGCAGCATGCAGACTACTGGCTTTTTCACGAATGCCCAGCGGATAAACCTCCGAGCCAATCAGCCAGCCAATCACCTGAATCCCGCCGGAGTTAAATATCATAAAGGCAAATAAGCAGGTGATAATCAGCCAGCCATGTTCTCCACCATTGGCGTTAAGCTTAAATACCGCGCCCAGCAATACCAGACTGATAATTGCCCCTGGCATCATCATCAGGGTCAGAGTGCGGCGACCTATATGGTCCACGACAAATTTACCGATCACCGTCATCACCAGATAGATGCCGGCAATGCCCAGTGAGGAGTAAAGTGCGGCGTCACGACTAAAACCGGCATTGGTCAGAAATGTTGGCGTGTAATAAATCATCATTTCAATCCCGGAAAGCTGGGTAAAGGCAGCGATACCTAACCCAATCAGCAGTGCCGGGCGCAACCACGGCTGTTGCAGATCTTTCCAGCCTGCACTGGACTTGCGCTCAATTTTATTATGTACGCGCTGAATGGCGCGGATTTCATAACGAACCTCATGCTGGTCATCACGCACACTGTCCAGCGCATCATGCGCCTCATCCAGACGTTTCTGGCTTACCAGCCAGCGTGGACTCTCCGGCAGCGGGATCATCCCCAGCAGCAGGATAATCGCCGGGATGGCGGCGACGGCAAACATGGTGTGCCATGACCAGACATCCTGCAAAAAGGTGCCAACCAGCGCCGCGGTTAAAATACCCACGCCAATCGAAATATTAAAGAAGGTCACCAGACGTCCGCGTTTTTCCGGCGGAGCCAGTTCGGCAATATAAACCGGCACGATCTGCGATGCGCCACCGACCGCAAAGCCGAGCACCACGCGTGACAGTCCTAACCAGATTGCGCTGGTTGAGAGGCCGGAAGCAATCACGCCAATGGCAAAAATCGCCGCGACAATCATTACCGTATAGCGGCGACCCAGCGTACTGGATAATTTGCCGCAGGAGAGTGAGCCGATGACCGCACCAACCAGAATGGCGCTGGCTACTAATTCCTGGGCGTGGGACGTAAGGGCGAAATCGTGCGATATTTGCAACAGCGCACCCGAGATAATTCCGGTGTCATAGCCATACAGAAATCCGGCAATAGCGGAGACCAGTGTTGCTGTCAATAAAAAGGCATCAGCGCTTAAAAAGCTGGTGTTTTCACCAGACGCCGTGACGGATAACTTTTCATTGTCAGCCTGCTGCGTATGTGTTTCTTTATTATTTGATTCAGACATAATTTTCCTTGCGTTAATTAAAATAACAGCGTGTAGAGTAACCAAGGAGATGCCCGATTTTTTATTTCTATCCCTGTAATATTGTTGTGCTTTAAGATATAACACGACAATTTACGGATGTCACCCCATGAGGGCAAAACAGAGTATTATTCTCCATATCATGCTCTGAGCATAAATATCACTGCATCAATGTTTAATGCAATTTATGGTTATCATTACAGAGAATTTTAAGCAAAAATTAATGGATTTAAGTGGAATTTCAATCTGATTTTTCACGGCGGATTAGCAATAACATTATCTTATTTGACATCCGCTGGAAGAGGCTGCTTAAGGACGTTTATGCCTGGCGGCCACGCAATAACTGGCGCGCCAGGACAGCTGGCAAACCCTGTTTAAATCAGAGCGCCGACGCTGGTTTACTGTTGATTAATGCGGCAGGTACGGCGCTTACAGCCGGTAAATTCCATTTCTTAAGCAGCGCAGCATAGCGACCATTATCGATCATTTTTTGCAGCGCCTGCTGTAAGCTTTTTTGCAATGGCACATTATCACTGGATACGCCCATCCCCATATAACTGAAATTGATCGGCTGATCCACGGTGGTGAACACGCCTTTTTCGATTTGCTGGATATAAGGGATAGTTAAGCTATCCTGGGCCATGGCATCGACACGGTTCTGCTTAAGCTGCATTCTGGCGTCGATATTATTCTCTGCGCCAACAACGTTCATCTTGCTTAAGCCCGCGGAAGTGCAGTGCTTATCACTCCACTCATTAAGTTGTGCAATAATATTGGTCGCGCGGCTTGCCGCAATTTTTTTGCCGCAATAATCTTTTAATGTTTTCCCCTGATCGGCCGCAGAACTCAATACCATTAACTGGGTGCCTGAGCGCAGATAATCCACAAAGGTAAGATGTTTTTGTCTTTCAGCGGTATCACTCATGGCGCTGAGAAAAAAATCAAGACGACCAGTTTGCAATGAGGGAATCAACTGCGCGAATGCCGTTTCGGAGAAGGTGATTTTTACGCCCATTTCCTGCGCCAGTTCTGCGGCAAAATCGATATCGAATCCGACTGACTTACCGGTGGCCGGATCGCGCATTTCCACCGGCGGATAGCTGGGATAACCTCCGACAATAAGATCTTTAGCGCTGGATAACCCTGGAAATATTGCCATCATACATCCGCATAATATCGCCAGATGCTTTAAAAAATAACGCATAAACGCACTCCTTATAATGATATCAGATTATTAAAAACGCCCCGTAGAGTAAGCCAGGCGCTGAAGGATTTTGTCTGGTTACCGTTATTGTGCTGCTTCGCTGGTTAAGAAGTGCTGGTAGATATTCTCGCCGGTGGTTATCCAGACGTCATTTTTTTCAATCGCGTATTCGAGGAACTCACGTAATAACCGCAGGCGCATCGGGCGACCGCTAACCTGTGGATGAATAACGGTAGTCACCATCGCTCCCCAGTCACGTATCTCATCCAGCTCGTCCTGCCACATTGATAAAACCTGCTCGCGCGGCAGAATGGTTCTTGGACTGAAGCGTGCGCAAAGTCCATGCATCCAGTCGTCATAACTGGCGGTAACGGGGAGTTCGACAATGCCCTGGCGCTGGTCCGGGAAAATATGTCGATAGGGCATAACATCATCACGCCATGAGCTGGAATATTTGATCCCGGCTTGTTGCAGCACCTGCAATAACTCATAGCAGTTCTCGCCAAAGGGAGCGCGATAGCCCGTGGGGGTTATGCCCAATTTTGCCAGGCTCTCAAATCCTTTGCTTATTTCCGCAGAGAAATAGTCTGCACCGGGATCCGGTAGCAGATGGTGATAGCCATGATGTCCTATCTCATGGCCAGCGGTAGCAATTTTTTCTACCATTGCCGGATAGACATCTGCCACCCATCCAGGAATAAAAAAAGTGGCGGTTAATTTTAAACTGTCCAGCATCTCCAGCAGCTTATTGACGCCGACCCGGTTCTCGTAACCGCCATAAGACATGGTAACCAGCCTGTCAGCATGGGCCGGGTCTTTACTGGTCCATGCGGTTTCCGCATCGACATCAAATGATAAAAACATTGCGGCATTATAATGTGCTGGCCAGCCGGTGACCGGAGAGGGGGCAGCCAGATTAGCGGGGCGCATTGGAATCTGCGCCAGTGATTGTTCATTGAATAACATAAAGCATGCTCCTTAATGACAGTTAAAAGAGGTTTCGCTACCGGCTTTTGTATACGTCTGCAGGTAATGCTTATCATGAGTTTTAATTATTTAAACTCATTTTCTTCACAGAAAGGATCGGTGTGGCAATCAGGAGTGTTGCGTTGTAAATGTCTGATGGCAATATTTAATATGGAAAGTAAAGTTTCCCGTTCGGGAAACAATCAACGGAATTAACGCGCTGTTATACAGGGTTAATCTGATGGGTTTTTCTGAAATGCAGAATAAAACAGTGGTATGGTTTGATAATCTGCACTGGATTAATGCGCTCAGCTATCAGGCTAAACTTATATTCACTTTAGCTATTAATGTTATTAAGCGGGGAATGAGATTCTGTTATAAGATTTGGTTCTTCTGCTGGCGTAAAATATTCTCTTTTCTTGCTGAAATGCACATTGCAGGTGCATATGCATGATTGCTTTTCAATCCTGACCTTTTGCGCACCATTATGCGGCAGCAGGTATTGTGGAACAGGTTTCCGGCTGTCATTGCCGGAAACCTGGGATAAGCGAATTAAGCAAATTAATCGCGCTGCAAAAAAGCCAGCAGATCGTCATTTAACTGTTGCTGGTGCGTCACGGCAAAGCCATGCGGCGCGCCCTGATATACTTTCAGCTGCGCATCAGCGATCATCTCAGCAGCCAGTTTACCGGTGGCTTCAAACGGCACGATTTGATCGTTACTGCCATGGATTACCAGCGTTGGCACATCAATTGTAGCCATATCGGCGCGGAAATCGGTTTCTGAAAACGCGGTAACACAGTCAATGGTGCCTTTTAATGACGCCATCAGCGCAATATTCAGCGTCTGGCTCATTACACCCGGCGATACCTGCATTCCCTGATTAACGCCATAGAATGGGGTGGCGAAGTCGCTGATAAACTGGGCGCGGTCGGCACGCAATCCCTGCCGGATACCCTCAAATACCTCTTTTGGCACACCAGCAGAATGGTCGTCGGTCTGAATAAATAGCGGGGTCACTGCGCCCAGCAGCACCAGGGCGTTAATACGTTCACTGCCATAGCGGGCAATATAGCGCGTGACATCACCGCCACCCATCGAGAAACCGACCAGCGTGACATCCTGCAGATCAAGATGATTAATCAGATCATGGATATCAGAAGCAAAGGTATCATAGTTGTAACCTTCCCACGGCTGATCCGAACGGCCAAAACCGCGGCGATCAAAGGCGATGGCCCGATAGCCACGTTCAGCGAGGAAATTCATCTGGCTGTCCCACATATCCGCATCCAGCGGCCAGCCATGGCTGAACAGTACCGGCTTACCTTTGCCCCAGTCTTTATAGTAAATCTGCGTGCCGTCTTGCGTATTGAATGTGCTCATAATGTTTCCCTCAGAGAGTGTGTGTTGTGTGGCTAAACATCACGTTACCCGCTGAGTTCAGGGAAAGATAAGGCATAATTTTTGACGAGTCGTTAAAGGTTTTTTGACAAGCTATCTGTATGACTTTAATGGATATTACGCGCGCGCAGCCTGTCAAAAAAATCTTAACAAGTTAACAAATTCTTTCCGCTATCTGTGAAAGCGTTCCTCTCGTATTGTGATTTCCAGCAGCACAACACTAACCGAAAACAACATCCTGAGAGGAAATAATCATGTCTAAATTCGACCTGCTTGACCCACAGAACTCCACGCTGATTTTTATCGACCATCAGCCGCAAATGTCTTTCGGCGTAGCCAATATCGATCGCCAGCAGCTTAAAAATAACACCGTCGCCCTGGCGAAAGCGGGCAAGGTTTTTAACGTGCCGGTGATTTACACCTCAGTGGAAACCGAGAGCTTCAGCGGCTATATCTGGCCGGAACTGCTGGCGGTGCATCCGGATGTGCAGCCGATTGAGCGCACCTCAATGAACTCATGGGAAGACGCCGCATTTGTTAAAGCAGTGGAAGCCACCGGACGTAAAAAACTGATTATCTCTGCACTGTGGACGGAAGTCTGTCTGACCTTCCCGGCACTGATGGCGCTGAAAGAGGGCTATGAAGTGTATGTGGTGACCGATACCTCCGGCGGCACCAGCGTTGATGCGCATGAACGTTCAATTGACCGTATGGTGCAGGCTGGCGCAGTGCCGGTAACCTGGCAGCAGGTGCTGCTGGAGTACCAGCGTGACTGGGCGCGCAAAGAGACCTATGACGCGGTGATGGATCTGGTGCGTGAGCACAGCGGCGCTTACGGTATGGGTGTCGATTACGCCTACACCCTGGTGCATAAAGCCCCGGCGCGTAAAGCATAAACTGGCTGACGGCTGACTAACGCCGGAGCCCTGGTCACAGGGTTCCGGCAGGAGAGAATAATGCGTAACCCGACTCAGACTACGGCTGCATCCGGCGCTTTTGCGCCACTCACCCAGGGGCTGTTTGCCGTTATCTGGGCAGCCACCGTAATGGGCAATACCGGCAGTTTTATGCGCGATGTCGCCAGTTCATGGCTGGTGACCGGCTTATCCTCCAATCCGGCGGCAGTGGCGCTGATGCAGACCGCCGCCACACTACCGATTTTTTTGCTGGCGATACCGGCTGGCGTATTATCCGATATTCTCGATCGCCGTCGGCTGCTGATCGCTGTACAGCTGCTGCTGGCCAGCGTCAGCGCTACATTATTGCTGCTGTCTCATTATGATTTGCTGACGGTGGATTATCTGATTGCGCTGACCTTTATTGGCGGTATTGGCGCGGCGTTAATGGGGCCAGCCTGGCAGGCGATTGTGCCGGAACTGGTGCCACGCACGCAGCTACGAGACGCGGTGGCGCTGAATTCTCTGGGCATTAATATTGCGCGCGCTATCGGCCCGGCAACCGGCGGTTTACTGCTGGCCGGACTCGGGGCCTGGGCGGCTTATGGCGCCGATGTACTCAGCTATGTATTTGTTATCGCTGCGTTGCTGTGGTGGAAACGTCCACACAAAGCGCAGGATGCATTGCAGGAGCACTTCTTTGGCGCTTTCCGCGCCGGGCTGCGCTATGTCAGAGCCAGCCGCGAATTACACCGGGTGCTACTGCGTGCAGCCATCTACTTTGCCTTTGCCA
This is a stretch of genomic DNA from Winslowiella toletana. It encodes these proteins:
- a CDS encoding alpha/beta fold hydrolase: MNPQSAFPLRYKYQQADGVRVFYREAGDPSNPTLLLLHGFPTSSHQFRELIPLLADQFHIIAPDLPGFGFSEVPAERQYSWSFNSLGNTLTAFVDALGLQSYAMYVFDYGAPAGLRLALAYPERVTGLISQNGNAYLEGLGDAWAPVRAYWADASEENGQVIRDAILNVEGVKWQYLHGVSDPHSVAPETWMLDTLLMERPGNKDIQLALFLDYASNLELYPQFQAFFRQQQLPTLVIWGKNDPFFIPPGAEAYRRDNASAVVELLDTGHFALETHSGYIAQRIGEVIGGKQE
- a CDS encoding IS3 family transposase (programmed frameshift); this encodes MRKARFTEHQIIAVLKSVEAGRTVKDVCREAAISEASYYNWKAKYGGMEASDIKKMKDLEDENRRLKQMFADLSLECRALKDVIEKKPLKPAIKRELVSYLTAQFSMSIRQACRTVSLSRTVYFYQPDTRRDEPVILALTELAERYPRYGFKKLFQVLRRQGNAWNHKRVHRIYCLLKLNFRRKGKQRLPVRNPAPLATPEALNQSWSIDFMHDALTCGRRFRTFNVVDDFNREALAIEIDLNIPAQRVVRVLDRIVANRGYPLKMRMDNGPELISLALAQWAEDHGVMLEFIRPGKPTQNAFIERFNRTYRTEILDFYLFRTLNEAREITERWLTEYNSERPHESLNNLTPEEYRLMAEKPELSKSVWN
- a CDS encoding sugar porter family MFS transporter; the protein is MSESNNKETHTQQADNEKLSVTASGENTSFLSADAFLLTATLVSAIAGFLYGYDTGIISGALLQISHDFALTSHAQELVASAILVGAVIGSLSCGKLSSTLGRRYTVMIVAAIFAIGVIASGLSTSAIWLGLSRVVLGFAVGGASQIVPVYIAELAPPEKRGRLVTFFNISIGVGILTAALVGTFLQDVWSWHTMFAVAAIPAIILLLGMIPLPESPRWLVSQKRLDEAHDALDSVRDDQHEVRYEIRAIQRVHNKIERKSSAGWKDLQQPWLRPALLIGLGIAAFTQLSGIEMMIYYTPTFLTNAGFSRDAALYSSLGIAGIYLVMTVIGKFVVDHIGRRTLTLMMMPGAIISLVLLGAVFKLNANGGEHGWLIITCLFAFMIFNSGGIQVIGWLIGSEVYPLGIREKASSLHAAVLWGSNLLLTATALSMVNLLGIGGAMWFYALLNLLGFLFVFFLMPETKGRSLEEIEVSLKEGNFYPRQQSRQQGLSQE
- a CDS encoding ABC transporter substrate-binding protein → MRYFLKHLAILCGCMMAIFPGLSSAKDLIVGGYPSYPPVEMRDPATGKSVGFDIDFAAELAQEMGVKITFSETAFAQLIPSLQTGRLDFFLSAMSDTAERQKHLTFVDYLRSGTQLMVLSSAADQGKTLKDYCGKKIAASRATNIIAQLNEWSDKHCTSAGLSKMNVVGAENNIDARMQLKQNRVDAMAQDSLTIPYIQQIEKGVFTTVDQPINFSYMGMGVSSDNVPLQKSLQQALQKMIDNGRYAALLKKWNLPAVSAVPAALINSKPASAL
- a CDS encoding polysaccharide deacetylase family protein translates to MLFNEQSLAQIPMRPANLAAPSPVTGWPAHYNAAMFLSFDVDAETAWTSKDPAHADRLVTMSYGGYENRVGVNKLLEMLDSLKLTATFFIPGWVADVYPAMVEKIATAGHEIGHHGYHHLLPDPGADYFSAEISKGFESLAKLGITPTGYRAPFGENCYELLQVLQQAGIKYSSSWRDDVMPYRHIFPDQRQGIVELPVTASYDDWMHGLCARFSPRTILPREQVLSMWQDELDEIRDWGAMVTTVIHPQVSGRPMRLRLLREFLEYAIEKNDVWITTGENIYQHFLTSEAAQ
- a CDS encoding alpha/beta fold hydrolase, producing the protein MSTFNTQDGTQIYYKDWGKGKPVLFSHGWPLDADMWDSQMNFLAERGYRAIAFDRRGFGRSDQPWEGYNYDTFASDIHDLINHLDLQDVTLVGFSMGGGDVTRYIARYGSERINALVLLGAVTPLFIQTDDHSAGVPKEVFEGIRQGLRADRAQFISDFATPFYGVNQGMQVSPGVMSQTLNIALMASLKGTIDCVTAFSETDFRADMATIDVPTLVIHGSNDQIVPFEATGKLAAEMIADAQLKVYQGAPHGFAVTHQQQLNDDLLAFLQRD
- a CDS encoding hydrolase, whose product is MSKFDLLDPQNSTLIFIDHQPQMSFGVANIDRQQLKNNTVALAKAGKVFNVPVIYTSVETESFSGYIWPELLAVHPDVQPIERTSMNSWEDAAFVKAVEATGRKKLIISALWTEVCLTFPALMALKEGYEVYVVTDTSGGTSVDAHERSIDRMVQAGAVPVTWQQVLLEYQRDWARKETYDAVMDLVREHSGAYGMGVDYAYTLVHKAPARKA